A stretch of Maniola hyperantus chromosome 15, iAphHyp1.2, whole genome shotgun sequence DNA encodes these proteins:
- the LOC117989171 gene encoding perilipin-4-like isoform X4, translating to MFSGIADKNLDAFRSVGEKTASLFEKKKKDADQVAAETATEAGQIADNQMKKAGEAVTSVEKAASDAANSAANAKNSAVDAVGKAAGEAKDAASKAVDSAKDNIATAAANSKKAAESAMNTTKDTAQSTVETAQNAAQSALGTGKSYAASAKDAVSSTLQGAADTTQKTAQSAFDTGKSYAVGAKDTASSTLQGAADTTQKTAQSAFDTGKSYAVGAKDTASSTLQGAADTTQKTAQSAYDTGKSYAVGAKDTASSTLQGAVDTSQKAAQSAFDTGKSYAVGAKDTASSTLQVAADTTQKTAQSAFDTGKSYAVGAKDTVSSTLQGAADTTQKTAQSAFDTGKSYAVGAKDTASSTLQGAVDTSQKTAQSAFDTGKSYAVGAKDTASSTLQGAADTTQKTAQSAYDTGKSYAVGAKDTASSTLQGAVDTSQKTAQSAFDTGKSYAVGAKDTASSTLQGAADTTQKTAQSAFDTGKSYAVGAKDTVSSTLQGAADTTQKTAQSAFDTGKSYAVGAKDTASSTLQGAVDTSQKTAQSAFDTGKSYAVGAKDTVSSTLQGAADTTQKTAQSAFDTGKSYAVGAKDTASSTLQGAADTTQKTAQSAFDTGKSYAVGAKDTASSTLQGAADTTQKTAQSAYDTGKSYAVGAKDTASSTLQGAVDTSQKTAQSAFDTGKSYAVGAKDTVSSTLLGAADTTQKTAQSAFDTGKSYAVGAKDTASSTLQSAVDTTQKTAQSAFDTGKSYAVGAKDTVSSTLQGAADTTQKTAQSAFDTGKSYAVGAKDTASSTLQSAVDTTQKTAQSAFDTGKSYAVGAKDTVSSTLQGAADTTQKTAQSAFDTGKSYAIGAKDTVADTIQNTVDTTKQTAESALETGKSYATSAKDTVASAANNTVEGSKNIANSAAETTTTYMESAKDLAQNTLQSALDCAFSAYDLGKSYLGSAKDTVASTLDSTKKAAESTVETGKSYMDSAKDSVASTVHSTVDTTRNVASSAVETVKDTAASTLDATKNVAASVVDKSSSLIGSAKDTLANTVHATVDTTKNVAASAVDKGSSIVGAAKETVANTVSSTVDTTKNVAASAADKGASLVETAKGTVASTIDTTKNVASSAVDKGYSLVGTAKDTLSSTVDTTKNVAATAADKGASLFGAARDTVSSSAQSTVDTTKNVVGSVYDKSASVVLGAKDTITSSVEGSAENAADNTKSFIGSAKDLIKNKMDGTKDYAQSTVNNLNETAEGSIDSIAATVDTTKKTTEAAAEEAKRVAEAAKDEAKRVASAAAEESKKAAADASNAVYSTVDNKLKRVGDATQQGMKNAGEVVDSNLKGADKYLSEKRDTLVTNFSNAAHDGADGAAGLLNKGLAAFPK from the exons ACAAGAATCTCG ACGCGTTCCGGAGCGTTGGAGAAAAAACTGCATCCCTCTTCGAAAAAAAGAAGAAGGATGCAGATCAGGTCGCGGCAGAGACGGCCACAGAAGCGGGGCAGATCGCTGATAACCAGATGAAGAAGGCTGGAGAAGCGGTCACCAGCGTGGAGAAGGCTGCTTCTGACGCTGCTAACTCTG CCGCCAACGCTAAAAACTCAGCAGTCGACGCCGTGGGCAAGGCTGCCGGTGAAGCCAAGGACGCTGCCAGCAAAGCTGTGGATAGTGCTAAAG ATAATATCGCAACAGCTGCAGCTAATTCGAAAAAGGCCGCCGAGTCAGCTATGAACACAACAAAAG ATACAGCTCAAAGCACTGTAGAAACTGCACAAAATGCGGCTCAAAGTGCCTTAGGAACTGGAAAATCTTACGCTGCTAGTGCCAaag ATGCTGTGTCAAGCACATTACAAGGTGCTGCAGATACTACGCAAAAAACTGCACAATCTGCCTTTGATACCGGAAAGTCATACGCTGTAGGCGCTAAAG ATACTGCATCAAGCACATTACAAGGTGCTGCAGATACTACGCAAAAAACTGCACAATCCGCTTTCGATACCGGAAAATCATACGCTGTAGGCGCTAAAG ATACTGCATCAAGCACATTACAAGGTGCTGCAGACACTACGCAAAAAACTGCACAATCTGCTTATGATACCGGAAAATCATACGCTGTAGGCGCTAAAG ATACTGCATCAAGCACATTACAAGGTGCTGTAGATACTTCGCAAAAAGCTGCACAATCCGCTTTTGATACCGGAAAATCATATGCTGTAGGCGCTAAAG ATACTGCATCAAGCACATTACAAGTTGCTGCAGATACTACGCAAAAAACTGCACAATCCGCTTTCGATACCGGAAAATCATACGCTGTAGGCGCTAAAG ATACCGTATCAAGCACATTACAAGGTGCTGCAGATACTACGCAAAAAACTGCACAATCTGCTTTTGATACCGGAAAATCATACGCTGTAGGCGCTAAAG ATACTGCATCAAGCACATTACAAGGTGCTGTAGATACTTCGCAAAAAACTGCACAATCCGCTTTTGATACCGGAAAATCATATGCTGTAGGCGCTAAAG ATACTGCATCAAGCACATTACAAGGTGCTGCAGACACTACGCAAAAAACTGCACAATCTGCTTATGATACCGGAAAATCATACGCTGTAGGCGCTAAAG ATACTGCATCAAGCACATTACAAGGTGCTGTAGATACTTCGCAAAAAACTGCACAATCCGCTTTTGATACCGGAAAATCATATGCTGTAGGCGCTAAAG ATACTGCATCAAGCACATTACAAGGTGCTGCAGATACTACGCAAAAAACTGCACAATCCGCTTTCGATACCGGAAAATCATACGCTGTAGGCGCTAAAG ATACCGTATCAAGCACATTACAAGGTGCTGCAGATACTACGCAAAAAACTGCACAATCTGCTTTTGATACCGGAAAATCATACGCTGTAGGCGCTAAAG ATACTGCATCAAGCACATTACAAGGTGCTGTAGATACTTCGCAAAAAACTGCACAATCCGCTTTTGATACCGGAAAATCATATGCTGTAGGCGCTAAAG ATACCGTATCAAGCACATTACAAGGTGCTGCAGATACTACGCAAAAAACTGCACAATCTGCTTTTGATACCGGAAAGTCATACGCTGTAGGCGCTAAAG ATACTGCATCAAGCACATTACAAGGTGCTGCAGATACTACGCAAAAAACTGCACAATCCGCTTTCGATACCGGAAAATCATACGCTGTAGGCGCTAAAG ATACTGCATCAAGCACATTACAAGGTGCTGCAGACACTACGCAAAAAACTGCACAATCTGCTTATGATACCGGAAAATCATACGCTGTAGGCGCTAaag ATACTGCATCAAGCACATTACAAGGTGCTGTAGATACTTCGCAAAAAACTGCACAATCCGCTTTTGATACCGGAAAATCATATGCTGTAGGCGCTAAAG ATACCGTATCAAGCACATTACTAGGTGCTGCAGATACTACGCAAAAAACTGCACAATCTGCTTTTGATACCGGAAAATCATACGCTGTAGGCGCTAAAG ATACTGCATCAAGCACGTTACAAAGTGCTGTAGATACTACGCAAAAAACTGCACAATCCGCTTTTGATACCGGAAAATCATACGCTGTAGGCGCTAAAG ATACCGTATCAAGCACATTACAAGGTGCTGCAGATACTACGCAAAAAACTGCACAATCTGCTTTTGATACTGGAAAGTCATACGCTGTAGGCGCTAAAG ATACTGCATCAAGCACGTTACAAAGTGCTGTAGATACTACGCAAAAAACTGCACAATCCGCTTTTGATACCGGAAAATCATACGCTGTGGGCGCTAAAG ATACCGTATCAAGCACATTACAAGGTGCTGCAGATACTACGCAAAAAACTGCACAATCTGCTTTTGATACCGGAAAGTCATACGCTATAGGCGCTAAAG ATACTGTGGCAGATACTATTCAAAATACGGTAGATACTACTAAACAAACTGCTGAATCAGCTCTCGAAACCGGCAAATCTTACGCTACAAGTGCAAAAG ATACAGTTGCAAGTGCTGCTAATAATACAGTAGAAGGATCTAAGAATATTGCCAATTCAGCCGCCGAAACAACTACAACATACATGGAAAGTGCTAAAG atttagcaCAAAATACATTACAATCAGCATTGGATTGTGCGTTTTCTGCTTACGATCTTGGAAAGTCATATCTTGGTAGTGCTAAAG ACACTGTCGCAAGTACCTTAGATAGTACAAAAAAGGCTGCAGAAAGTACTGTAGAAACGGGAAAATCTTACATGGATTCCGCTAAAG atTCAGTAGCTAGCACTGTACATTCAACAGTAGACACCACTAGAAACGTAGCCTCATCCGCCGTTGAGACTGTAAAAG ATACAGCAGCGAGTACTTTAGATGCAACCAAAAATGTTGCAGCATCAGTTGTAGACAAAAGTTCTTCATTAATAGGAAGTGCTAAAg ATACACTAGCGAACACAGTACACGCAACTGTAGATACCACTAAGAATGTAGCAGCATCTGCCGTTGATAAAGGGTCATCAATAGTAGGAGCTGCTAAAG aaACCGTAGCAAACACAGTGTCATCTACAGTAGATACAACTAAAAATGTAGCAGCATCTGCCGCAGACAAAGGTGCTTCTCTAGTAGAAACAGCTAAAG gcACAGTAGCAAGCACGATAGATACAACAAAAAATGTAGCATCATCAGCAGTAGATAAAGGCTATTCGTTAGTGGGCACCGCTAaag ATACACTATCCAGCACTGTAGATACGACAAAAAATGTAGCTGCTACCGCTGCGGATAAAGGGGCATCACTTTTTGGAGCTGCTAGAG aTACGGTATCAAGTTCAGCACAAAGTACAGTAGACACAACCAAGAATGTAGTTGGCTCTGTATACGATAAGAGTGCTTCCGTAGTGTTAGGCGCTAAAG ATACAATAACGTCTTCGGTTGAGGGGTCCGCTGAGAATGCCGCAGATAATACTAAAAGCTTTATTGGTAGTGCAAAAG AtcttataaaaaacaaaatggatGGTACAAAAGATTATGCTCAGTCTAcggtaaataatttaaacgaAACAGCTGAAGGATCAAtcg ATTCTATAGCCGCGACAGTAGACACGACGAAGAAGACTACCGAAGCTGCCGCAGAAGAGGCTAAGAGGGTTGCTGAGGCAGCCAAGGATGAGGCTAAGAGGGTTGCTA
- the LOC117989171 gene encoding perilipin-4-like isoform X9, which produces MFSGIADKNLDAFRSVGEKTASLFEKKKKDADQVAAETATEAGQIADNQMKKAGEAVTSVEKAASDAANSAANAKNSAVDAVGKAAGEAKDAASKAVDSAKDNIATAAANSKKAAESAMNTTKDTAQSTVETAQNAAQSALGTGKSYAASAKDAVSSTLQGAADTTQKTAQSAFDTGKSYAVGAKDTASSTLQGAADTTQKTAQSAFDTGKSYAVGAKDTASSTLQGAADTTQKTAQSAYDTGKSYAVGAKDTASSTLQGAVDTSQKAAQSAFDTGKSYAVGAKDTASSTLQVAADTTQKTAQSAFDTGKSYAVGAKDTVSSTLQGAADTTQKTAQSAFDTGKSYAVGAKDTASSTLQGAVDTSQKTAQSAFDTGKSYAVGAKDTASSTLQGAADTTQKTAQSAYDTGKSYAVGAKDTASSTLQGAVDTSQKTAQSAFDTGKSYAVGAKDTASSTLQGAADTTQKTAQSAFDTGKSYAVGAKDTVSSTLQGAADTTQKTAQSAFDTGKSYAVGAKDTASSTLQGAVDTSQKTAQSAFDTGKSYAVGAKDTVSSTLQGAADTTQKTAQSAFDTGKSYAVGAKDTASSTLQGAADTTQKTAQSAFDTGKSYAVGAKDTASSTLQGAADTTQKTAQSAYDTGKSYAVGAKDTASSTLQGAVDTSQKTAQSAFDTGKSYAVGAKDTVSSTLLGAADTTQKTAQSAFDTGKSYAVGAKDTASSTLQSAVDTTQKTAQSAFDTGKSYAVGAKDTVSSTLQGAADTTQKTAQSAFDTGKSYAVGAKDTASSTLQSAVDTTQKTAQSAFDTGKSYAVGAKDTVSSTLQGAADTTQKTAQSAFDTGKSYAIGAKDTVADTIQNTVDTTKQTAESALETGKSYATSAKDTVASAANNTVEGSKNIANSAAETTTTYMESAKDLAQNTLQSALDCAFSAYDLGKSYLGSAKDTVASTLDSTKKAAESTVETGKSYMDSAKDSVASTVHSTVDTTRNVASSAVETVKDTAASTLDATKNVAASVVDKSSSLIGSAKDTLANTVHATVDTTKNVAASAVDKGSSIVGAAKGTVASTIDTTKNVASSAVDKGYSLVGTAKDTLSSTVDTTKNVAATAADKGASLFGAARDTVSSSAQSTVDTTKNVVGSVYDKSASVVLGAKDTITSSVEGSAENAADNTKSFIGSAKDLIKNKMDGTKDYAQSTVNNLNETAEGSIDSIAATVDTTKKTTEAAAEEAKRVAEAAKDEAKRVASAAAEESKKAAADASNAVYSTVDNKLKRVGDATQQGMKNAGEVVDSNLKGADKYLSEKRDTLVTNFSNAAHDGADGAAGLLNKGLAAFPK; this is translated from the exons ACAAGAATCTCG ACGCGTTCCGGAGCGTTGGAGAAAAAACTGCATCCCTCTTCGAAAAAAAGAAGAAGGATGCAGATCAGGTCGCGGCAGAGACGGCCACAGAAGCGGGGCAGATCGCTGATAACCAGATGAAGAAGGCTGGAGAAGCGGTCACCAGCGTGGAGAAGGCTGCTTCTGACGCTGCTAACTCTG CCGCCAACGCTAAAAACTCAGCAGTCGACGCCGTGGGCAAGGCTGCCGGTGAAGCCAAGGACGCTGCCAGCAAAGCTGTGGATAGTGCTAAAG ATAATATCGCAACAGCTGCAGCTAATTCGAAAAAGGCCGCCGAGTCAGCTATGAACACAACAAAAG ATACAGCTCAAAGCACTGTAGAAACTGCACAAAATGCGGCTCAAAGTGCCTTAGGAACTGGAAAATCTTACGCTGCTAGTGCCAaag ATGCTGTGTCAAGCACATTACAAGGTGCTGCAGATACTACGCAAAAAACTGCACAATCTGCCTTTGATACCGGAAAGTCATACGCTGTAGGCGCTAAAG ATACTGCATCAAGCACATTACAAGGTGCTGCAGATACTACGCAAAAAACTGCACAATCCGCTTTCGATACCGGAAAATCATACGCTGTAGGCGCTAAAG ATACTGCATCAAGCACATTACAAGGTGCTGCAGACACTACGCAAAAAACTGCACAATCTGCTTATGATACCGGAAAATCATACGCTGTAGGCGCTAAAG ATACTGCATCAAGCACATTACAAGGTGCTGTAGATACTTCGCAAAAAGCTGCACAATCCGCTTTTGATACCGGAAAATCATATGCTGTAGGCGCTAAAG ATACTGCATCAAGCACATTACAAGTTGCTGCAGATACTACGCAAAAAACTGCACAATCCGCTTTCGATACCGGAAAATCATACGCTGTAGGCGCTAAAG ATACCGTATCAAGCACATTACAAGGTGCTGCAGATACTACGCAAAAAACTGCACAATCTGCTTTTGATACCGGAAAATCATACGCTGTAGGCGCTAAAG ATACTGCATCAAGCACATTACAAGGTGCTGTAGATACTTCGCAAAAAACTGCACAATCCGCTTTTGATACCGGAAAATCATATGCTGTAGGCGCTAAAG ATACTGCATCAAGCACATTACAAGGTGCTGCAGACACTACGCAAAAAACTGCACAATCTGCTTATGATACCGGAAAATCATACGCTGTAGGCGCTAAAG ATACTGCATCAAGCACATTACAAGGTGCTGTAGATACTTCGCAAAAAACTGCACAATCCGCTTTTGATACCGGAAAATCATATGCTGTAGGCGCTAAAG ATACTGCATCAAGCACATTACAAGGTGCTGCAGATACTACGCAAAAAACTGCACAATCCGCTTTCGATACCGGAAAATCATACGCTGTAGGCGCTAAAG ATACCGTATCAAGCACATTACAAGGTGCTGCAGATACTACGCAAAAAACTGCACAATCTGCTTTTGATACCGGAAAATCATACGCTGTAGGCGCTAAAG ATACTGCATCAAGCACATTACAAGGTGCTGTAGATACTTCGCAAAAAACTGCACAATCCGCTTTTGATACCGGAAAATCATATGCTGTAGGCGCTAAAG ATACCGTATCAAGCACATTACAAGGTGCTGCAGATACTACGCAAAAAACTGCACAATCTGCTTTTGATACCGGAAAGTCATACGCTGTAGGCGCTAAAG ATACTGCATCAAGCACATTACAAGGTGCTGCAGATACTACGCAAAAAACTGCACAATCCGCTTTCGATACCGGAAAATCATACGCTGTAGGCGCTAAAG ATACTGCATCAAGCACATTACAAGGTGCTGCAGACACTACGCAAAAAACTGCACAATCTGCTTATGATACCGGAAAATCATACGCTGTAGGCGCTAaag ATACTGCATCAAGCACATTACAAGGTGCTGTAGATACTTCGCAAAAAACTGCACAATCCGCTTTTGATACCGGAAAATCATATGCTGTAGGCGCTAAAG ATACCGTATCAAGCACATTACTAGGTGCTGCAGATACTACGCAAAAAACTGCACAATCTGCTTTTGATACCGGAAAATCATACGCTGTAGGCGCTAAAG ATACTGCATCAAGCACGTTACAAAGTGCTGTAGATACTACGCAAAAAACTGCACAATCCGCTTTTGATACCGGAAAATCATACGCTGTAGGCGCTAAAG ATACCGTATCAAGCACATTACAAGGTGCTGCAGATACTACGCAAAAAACTGCACAATCTGCTTTTGATACTGGAAAGTCATACGCTGTAGGCGCTAAAG ATACTGCATCAAGCACGTTACAAAGTGCTGTAGATACTACGCAAAAAACTGCACAATCCGCTTTTGATACCGGAAAATCATACGCTGTGGGCGCTAAAG ATACCGTATCAAGCACATTACAAGGTGCTGCAGATACTACGCAAAAAACTGCACAATCTGCTTTTGATACCGGAAAGTCATACGCTATAGGCGCTAAAG ATACTGTGGCAGATACTATTCAAAATACGGTAGATACTACTAAACAAACTGCTGAATCAGCTCTCGAAACCGGCAAATCTTACGCTACAAGTGCAAAAG ATACAGTTGCAAGTGCTGCTAATAATACAGTAGAAGGATCTAAGAATATTGCCAATTCAGCCGCCGAAACAACTACAACATACATGGAAAGTGCTAAAG atttagcaCAAAATACATTACAATCAGCATTGGATTGTGCGTTTTCTGCTTACGATCTTGGAAAGTCATATCTTGGTAGTGCTAAAG ACACTGTCGCAAGTACCTTAGATAGTACAAAAAAGGCTGCAGAAAGTACTGTAGAAACGGGAAAATCTTACATGGATTCCGCTAAAG atTCAGTAGCTAGCACTGTACATTCAACAGTAGACACCACTAGAAACGTAGCCTCATCCGCCGTTGAGACTGTAAAAG ATACAGCAGCGAGTACTTTAGATGCAACCAAAAATGTTGCAGCATCAGTTGTAGACAAAAGTTCTTCATTAATAGGAAGTGCTAAAg ATACACTAGCGAACACAGTACACGCAACTGTAGATACCACTAAGAATGTAGCAGCATCTGCCGTTGATAAAGGGTCATCAATAGTAGGAGCTGCTAAAG gcACAGTAGCAAGCACGATAGATACAACAAAAAATGTAGCATCATCAGCAGTAGATAAAGGCTATTCGTTAGTGGGCACCGCTAaag ATACACTATCCAGCACTGTAGATACGACAAAAAATGTAGCTGCTACCGCTGCGGATAAAGGGGCATCACTTTTTGGAGCTGCTAGAG aTACGGTATCAAGTTCAGCACAAAGTACAGTAGACACAACCAAGAATGTAGTTGGCTCTGTATACGATAAGAGTGCTTCCGTAGTGTTAGGCGCTAAAG ATACAATAACGTCTTCGGTTGAGGGGTCCGCTGAGAATGCCGCAGATAATACTAAAAGCTTTATTGGTAGTGCAAAAG AtcttataaaaaacaaaatggatGGTACAAAAGATTATGCTCAGTCTAcggtaaataatttaaacgaAACAGCTGAAGGATCAAtcg ATTCTATAGCCGCGACAGTAGACACGACGAAGAAGACTACCGAAGCTGCCGCAGAAGAGGCTAAGAGGGTTGCTGAGGCAGCCAAGGATGAGGCTAAGAGGGTTGCTA